Proteins from one Cellulosilyticum lentocellum DSM 5427 genomic window:
- a CDS encoding CoA-disulfide reductase encodes MSKKIVIVGGVAGGASTAARLRRLDEEADIIMFEKGEYISFANCGLPYYIGGVISEREQLLLQTVEEMSHKFKIDIRILSEVIAIDREQKQLTIKNLKTDEIYCEKYDKLVLSPGAKPTVPPIKGLSECKQLFTLRNIPDTDRIKAYIDSEKPQKAVVIGGGFIGLEMVENLKHQKLEVTLIEATPQVMAPLDIEMASIIHEHLLDQGINLILNQSVEAFEQEGHQVVLSSGEVIATDMIIMAIGVTPETTIAKAVGLEVTEKGSIIVDEYMRTSDESIYALGDAVSIKDFVSGEKMMIPLAWPANRQGRVVADHICGRASHYKGTLGSAVAKVFDYTVATTGNNEKMLKRLGRSYEVVHIHPNAHASYYPGAFPIAFKMLFDPKTGEILGAQGVGMEGVEKRIDVLAVAIKGGLKVIDLQDIEPCYAPPYNSAKDPVNMLGYYAANLIEGLVENTQWYEVDSLVSQGAFILDVREPFELVTGVIPKSVNIPLSSLRQRISELPKEKDIYVTCQIGQRGYVACRLLMALGYSCKNIDGGMKTYLAVQKAKEALSQKKIEKREAEKGSESVVTVKQKQLGPNITLNACGLQCPGPIRKVYEQVQQMEEGEILEVKASDPGFTKDIGAWCDKTQNTLLETSFDNQQKAFIAYIQKGVKETKEQLLNQVQISQGKEGATMVVFSGDLDKAIASFIIATGAASMGKPVTLFFTFWGLNILKRKNKPKVKKDLVEKLFDIMLPKHTNQLGLSHMNMGGMGAWMIKKIMKKHQVDDLDTLIKNAMNMGVKIVACSMSMELMGIKKEEFIEGVEIGGVASYLGAAEDSGLNLFI; translated from the coding sequence ATGAGTAAAAAAATAGTAATTGTAGGTGGGGTAGCAGGTGGTGCTTCTACTGCTGCGAGATTAAGACGTCTAGACGAAGAAGCAGATATTATCATGTTTGAAAAAGGGGAGTATATTTCTTTTGCAAATTGTGGTTTACCTTATTATATAGGCGGTGTTATTTCAGAAAGAGAACAGCTTCTGTTACAAACCGTTGAGGAGATGTCCCATAAGTTTAAAATAGATATTCGTATCTTGTCAGAAGTGATAGCGATTGATCGTGAGCAGAAACAATTAACCATTAAAAATTTAAAAACTGACGAGATTTATTGTGAAAAATATGACAAACTTGTCCTGTCTCCAGGGGCAAAGCCAACAGTGCCACCTATCAAAGGACTTTCAGAATGTAAACAGCTCTTCACCTTGCGCAATATTCCAGATACAGATCGTATCAAAGCTTATATAGATAGTGAAAAACCTCAAAAAGCAGTTGTCATTGGTGGGGGCTTTATTGGACTAGAGATGGTGGAAAATTTAAAGCATCAGAAGCTAGAGGTAACACTTATTGAAGCAACTCCTCAAGTCATGGCTCCTTTAGATATAGAAATGGCCAGTATCATTCATGAACATCTTCTAGATCAAGGTATAAACCTTATCTTAAATCAAAGTGTTGAAGCTTTTGAGCAAGAAGGGCATCAAGTTGTCTTAAGTAGTGGAGAGGTTATTGCGACAGATATGATTATTATGGCTATAGGGGTAACACCAGAAACGACTATAGCAAAAGCAGTAGGCCTAGAGGTAACAGAAAAAGGTTCTATTATAGTTGATGAATACATGCGTACTTCTGACGAATCGATTTATGCACTTGGGGATGCTGTTAGCATTAAAGACTTTGTAAGTGGTGAGAAAATGATGATTCCTTTAGCATGGCCAGCTAATAGGCAAGGCAGAGTGGTAGCAGACCATATTTGTGGAAGAGCATCTCATTATAAAGGAACATTAGGATCAGCAGTTGCCAAGGTCTTTGATTACACAGTGGCGACTACAGGAAATAATGAAAAGATGCTAAAGCGTCTAGGGCGTTCTTATGAAGTGGTGCATATTCATCCTAATGCCCATGCAAGCTACTATCCAGGAGCCTTTCCTATTGCTTTTAAAATGTTATTTGATCCTAAAACAGGTGAAATCTTAGGTGCACAAGGTGTAGGGATGGAAGGGGTAGAAAAGAGAATAGATGTTTTAGCAGTAGCCATTAAAGGTGGTCTCAAAGTTATAGACTTACAAGACATAGAACCTTGTTATGCTCCACCTTATAATTCAGCTAAAGACCCGGTTAACATGCTAGGGTATTATGCTGCCAATCTTATAGAGGGGTTAGTAGAAAATACTCAGTGGTACGAGGTGGATAGCCTTGTAAGCCAAGGGGCATTTATTTTAGATGTAAGAGAACCATTTGAACTAGTGACTGGTGTAATTCCAAAGTCCGTCAATATACCACTTAGTAGTCTGAGACAACGAATATCAGAATTGCCTAAGGAAAAAGACATTTATGTAACTTGTCAAATAGGGCAAAGAGGTTATGTAGCCTGCCGTTTGTTAATGGCTTTGGGCTATTCATGTAAGAATATTGATGGAGGTATGAAAACCTATCTTGCCGTTCAAAAAGCTAAAGAGGCCTTAAGTCAAAAGAAAATAGAAAAGAGAGAAGCAGAGAAAGGAAGTGAATCAGTAGTGACAGTTAAGCAAAAACAATTAGGTCCCAATATCACGTTAAATGCCTGTGGTCTTCAGTGTCCAGGTCCTATTAGAAAAGTATATGAACAAGTACAGCAAATGGAAGAAGGGGAAATCTTAGAAGTAAAAGCAAGTGACCCTGGTTTTACTAAGGATATTGGTGCATGGTGTGATAAAACACAAAACACATTACTTGAAACCAGTTTCGATAATCAGCAAAAAGCTTTTATTGCTTATATTCAAAAAGGAGTCAAAGAAACTAAAGAACAGTTGCTGAATCAGGTGCAAATCAGTCAAGGAAAAGAAGGCGCTACGATGGTGGTATTTAGTGGTGATTTAGATAAGGCAATTGCTTCCTTTATTATTGCAACAGGAGCAGCTTCTATGGGTAAACCTGTTACTTTATTTTTCACCTTTTGGGGACTAAATATCTTAAAAAGAAAAAATAAACCTAAGGTAAAGAAAGATCTAGTAGAAAAACTATTTGATATCATGTTACCTAAACATACGAATCAGTTAGGTCTCTCTCATATGAATATGGGTGGTATGGGTGCATGGATGATTAAAAAGATTATGAAGAAACATCAAGTAGATGATCTAGATACCTTGATTAAGAATGCCATGAATATGGGTGTAAAAATAGTGGCTTGTTCCATGAGTATGGAACTCATGGGAATTAAAAAAGAAGAATTTATAGAAGGTGTAGAAATTGGTGGTGTAGCTTCTTATTTAGGGGCAGCAGAAGATTCAGGACTCAACTTATTTATTTAA
- a CDS encoding BMP family lipoprotein, whose amino-acid sequence MKKQFLSILISSMLTVSLLVGCGSGASSQMSSKFQRLETDLRVGMVTNSGTIDDRSFNQGTWEGIKDTVSQTKYLQPNGATEADYLQQIANLYDAEYRFIVTPGYKFETAIYVAQTKYLDAKFVLIDGSPRDHAGSVKVGNNTVAIYFSEQEAGFLAGVAAAKQIKEGDFGFIGGMAIPSVKRYKSGFEQGISYANEHLGTRISLKDENIIYIGSFDDKAGGQQLSAQMYDRGVRAIFAAAGDVGLGVITEAKGRAAKGEEAWVIGVDVDQYMDGIYETGSNQSVILTSAIKYLDQSTYDMIKAEVEGKFPGGQTLTFNVANNGVGIPANNPNLSEETINTVKQVTDQIKAGNIVVSGEE is encoded by the coding sequence ATGAAAAAACAGTTTTTAAGTATATTAATAAGCAGCATGCTTACCGTCAGTTTATTAGTAGGTTGTGGAAGTGGGGCATCTTCTCAAATGTCATCCAAGTTTCAAAGATTAGAGACAGACCTTCGTGTAGGGATGGTTACTAATTCAGGAACAATTGATGATCGTTCATTTAATCAAGGGACCTGGGAAGGCATTAAAGATACAGTAAGTCAAACGAAATACTTACAGCCTAATGGTGCAACAGAAGCAGATTATTTACAGCAAATTGCCAATTTATATGATGCAGAGTATAGATTTATTGTAACACCTGGGTATAAATTTGAAACAGCTATTTATGTTGCTCAAACGAAATATCTAGATGCAAAGTTTGTATTAATAGATGGGTCTCCACGTGATCACGCTGGAAGCGTGAAGGTAGGTAATAATACAGTGGCTATTTATTTTTCAGAACAAGAAGCAGGCTTTTTAGCTGGTGTTGCAGCAGCCAAGCAAATCAAAGAAGGTGACTTTGGTTTTATAGGAGGAATGGCAATTCCTTCTGTAAAAAGATATAAAAGTGGTTTTGAACAAGGCATTTCTTATGCGAATGAGCATTTAGGTACCCGTATTTCATTAAAGGATGAAAATATTATTTATATAGGTAGCTTTGATGATAAAGCAGGTGGGCAACAGCTCTCAGCACAAATGTATGATAGAGGGGTTAGAGCGATCTTTGCAGCTGCAGGTGATGTGGGTTTAGGTGTTATTACTGAAGCAAAAGGAAGAGCAGCTAAAGGGGAAGAAGCTTGGGTAATTGGCGTAGACGTAGATCAATATATGGATGGTATTTATGAAACAGGAAGTAATCAATCGGTTATTCTGACTTCTGCTATTAAATATTTAGATCAATCCACCTATGATATGATTAAAGCAGAGGTAGAGGGTAAATTCCCAGGTGGACAAACACTTACCTTTAATGTGGCTAATAACGGTGTAGGTATTCCAGCCAATAATCCTAATTTATCAGAAGAAACGATCAATACTGTTAAACAAGTGACTGACCAGATTAAAGCAGGAAATATTGTGGTAAGTGGCGAAGAATAA
- a CDS encoding DUF3788 domain-containing protein: MFDRMLDKNSIPTIEEMNTYCGVNGNLFKEINHYLVEQLGTQTEIRFPYGNTYGWSITHREQQKLICDIFAEAGALTIMLRLSNKQFEAVYGEMHRYAQEHIDHKYICGDGGWIHYRVLSQEHVEDIKRLLKVKVCGVK; encoded by the coding sequence ATGTTTGATAGAATGCTTGATAAAAATAGCATACCTACTATAGAAGAAATGAATACATATTGTGGCGTGAATGGAAATTTATTTAAGGAGATTAATCATTATCTTGTAGAACAACTTGGAACTCAAACAGAAATCCGCTTTCCATATGGCAATACTTATGGTTGGAGTATAACACATCGCGAACAGCAAAAACTGATTTGTGATATTTTTGCTGAAGCAGGGGCTTTGACAATCATGCTTAGATTATCCAATAAGCAATTTGAAGCGGTGTACGGGGAAATGCATCGTTACGCACAAGAGCATATCGATCATAAATATATCTGTGGTGATGGGGGGTGGATTCATTACCGAGTTTTATCTCAAGAACATGTAGAGGATATAAAAAGATTATTAAAAGTAAAAGTATGTGGTGTTAAATAA
- a CDS encoding GNAT family N-acetyltransferase, translating into MKYNKTIILKNGKECCLRNGIESDGQAVLEHFNLTHMQTDYLLSYPDENSFDVTQESQFLKEKAESENEIEIIALIGNVVVGTAGIESVGAKYKVQHRAEFGISVTKEFWGIGIGRALMDACIECARDAGYMQLELNVVAENVKAISMYERAGFTEYGRNPKGFNSRKIGFQEVIYMRLEL; encoded by the coding sequence ATGAAATATAATAAAACAATAATATTAAAGAACGGCAAGGAATGCTGTTTGAGAAATGGAATTGAAAGTGATGGACAGGCTGTATTGGAGCATTTTAATTTGACGCATATGCAAACCGATTATTTACTTTCATATCCAGATGAAAATAGTTTTGATGTGACACAGGAAAGCCAATTTTTGAAAGAAAAAGCTGAGAGTGAAAATGAGATTGAGATAATTGCCCTGATTGGCAATGTCGTTGTCGGGACTGCTGGAATTGAATCAGTAGGCGCTAAATATAAGGTGCAACATCGTGCTGAATTTGGTATTAGTGTTACCAAAGAGTTTTGGGGAATCGGGATTGGACGGGCGTTAATGGATGCATGTATTGAATGTGCAAGGGATGCTGGATATATGCAACTTGAACTTAATGTAGTTGCTGAAAATGTAAAAGCCATATCAATGTATGAAAGAGCAGGATTTACTGAATATGGCAGAAATCCTAAGGGCTTTAATTCTCGTAAGATAGGGTTTCAGGAAGTTATTTATATGAGATTAGAATTGTAA
- a CDS encoding DDE-type integrase/transposase/recombinase gives MYVISCRNDNKLVFKRFDKAIESNPDAKPIFHSDRGFQYTRKVFQQKLKTHEMEQLMSRVGHCIDNGPTEGFWGIIRSEMYQMNEIIDEATLTYVINDYIKCYTKERPQDRYFIELQI, from the coding sequence TTGTATGTAATCAGTTGCAGGAATGATAACAAACTAGTGTTTAAAAGATTTGATAAAGCAATAGAGTCTAATCCGGATGCTAAGCCAATCTTTCATAGTGACAGAGGCTTTCAATACACAAGAAAAGTATTTCAACAAAAGCTTAAAACTCATGAAATGGAACAATTGATGTCAAGAGTGGGTCACTGTATAGATAATGGTCCAACTGAGGGATTCTGGGGGATCATAAGATCTGAGATGTACCAGATGAACGAAATTATAGATGAAGCAACATTAACATATGTCATAAATGATTATATAAAATGTTACACCAAAGAACGCCCTCAAGATAGATATTTTATAGAATTGCAAATTTGA
- a CDS encoding pyridoxamine 5'-phosphate oxidase family protein: MNKYEEGLQLIEEIFGNGKDNNISLATVARELGTDEKPIPVVRTVDAYYEDCTFYVVTYAKSNKMLQIEQNPHVSIAGCLEMFTATGVAKNLGWVLDPKNAEIRSKLRTAFAAWYDMANNENDENCCILAIRLVKGTLNVNHWEKLYHMDFVNKVDMESGGVF; the protein is encoded by the coding sequence ATGAATAAGTATGAAGAAGGTTTACAGCTAATTGAAGAAATATTTGGAAATGGCAAAGACAATAATATTTCTCTTGCAACCGTGGCACGAGAGTTAGGAACTGACGAAAAGCCTATACCAGTTGTCCGTACTGTGGATGCGTATTACGAAGATTGTACGTTTTATGTTGTTACATATGCAAAATCAAACAAAATGCTACAAATTGAACAAAATCCTCATGTATCAATTGCTGGTTGTTTAGAAATGTTTACTGCTACTGGAGTAGCTAAAAACCTCGGTTGGGTACTTGACCCAAAAAATGCTGAGATTAGAAGTAAACTTCGCACAGCTTTCGCTGCATGGTATGATATGGCAAACAATGAGAATGATGAGAATTGTTGTATTTTAGCAATCCGCCTGGTAAAGGGAACATTAAACGTAAACCATTGGGAAAAATTATATCATATGGATTTTGTTAACAAGGTAGATATGGAGAGTGGAGGAGTTTTTTAA
- a CDS encoding methyl-accepting chemotaxis protein yields MDNKTGIMGKALEYFKTFIVGALLISVLIFIGISYMIIGDIGKAVLLAVILGAISTGVILLLLLPIRKFIKQYNGDIERIKEGNLHLLLNLDKYRDNKFFGKLISSVNVIFSEFSHLVDDSFKIVDTITTTTNQVAESTDEAMKSITQMSSMMQEIAQGANEQAAQSQTGEALMETLSEEITVAYENCKGIMVEADKIQGLNEEGKNSIRLLQERAASAVQATEEIVKTVAFLTAKMKDITLFVDAIENIASQTNLLALNAAIEAARAGDAGRGFGVVAEEIRGLADQSHNSTEQIKNLVANIQAESEKAVTAMNKMNMVSEDETEAVRAAEQVFAKMATSIEVVVDKIAITNEAITKVNEDKTKVNAVIEQVAGVTQSTASYTEEGVSSTEEQEALMERVKSEISVLNKEVEVLNSKLKKYRK; encoded by the coding sequence ATGGACAATAAAACAGGCATTATGGGAAAAGCACTAGAGTATTTTAAGACTTTTATAGTAGGTGCATTATTAATTAGTGTACTTATATTTATAGGGATTTCATACATGATTATTGGAGATATAGGAAAAGCAGTACTTTTAGCAGTTATTTTAGGGGCAATTAGTACAGGTGTTATCCTACTATTATTATTACCTATCAGAAAATTTATTAAGCAATATAATGGTGATATTGAAAGAATAAAAGAAGGTAATCTACATTTACTTTTAAACCTAGATAAATATCGAGACAATAAATTTTTTGGGAAACTTATTAGTTCTGTAAATGTCATTTTTTCTGAATTCAGTCATTTAGTAGATGACTCTTTTAAAATTGTAGATACAATCACAACTACAACTAATCAAGTTGCTGAAAGTACAGATGAAGCAATGAAATCTATTACTCAAATGAGTAGTATGATGCAAGAGATTGCCCAAGGTGCTAATGAACAAGCTGCTCAAAGTCAAACAGGGGAAGCACTTATGGAGACCTTATCAGAAGAGATTACAGTGGCATATGAAAACTGCAAAGGTATTATGGTAGAAGCTGATAAGATTCAGGGATTAAATGAAGAGGGAAAAAACTCTATTCGCTTATTACAAGAACGTGCTGCCAGTGCAGTGCAAGCTACAGAAGAAATTGTTAAGACAGTAGCCTTTTTAACAGCTAAAATGAAAGATATTACATTATTTGTAGATGCCATTGAGAACATTGCTTCGCAAACTAATTTGCTTGCTTTAAACGCAGCCATAGAAGCTGCCCGCGCAGGTGATGCAGGTAGAGGGTTTGGGGTTGTAGCAGAAGAAATTAGAGGACTGGCAGATCAAAGTCATAATTCTACTGAACAAATTAAAAATTTAGTAGCCAATATACAAGCAGAATCAGAGAAAGCTGTAACAGCTATGAATAAAATGAATATGGTATCTGAAGATGAAACAGAAGCTGTACGTGCAGCAGAGCAAGTATTTGCTAAAATGGCTACAAGTATAGAAGTTGTAGTAGATAAAATTGCCATTACTAATGAAGCTATTACTAAGGTGAATGAAGATAAGACAAAAGTTAATGCTGTCATTGAGCAAGTAGCAGGTGTTACTCAAAGTACGGCTTCTTATACAGAAGAAGGTGTTAGCAGTACAGAAGAGCAGGAAGCATTAATGGAACGTGTTAAATCAGAAATTAGTGTACTAAATAAAGAGGTAGAAGTGCTTAATAGTAAGCTTAAAAAATATAGAAAATAA
- the secF gene encoding protein translocase subunit SecF: MMKVIQNRKKYYAISIIVILIGLVFMVMNAVRGQGAFNQDIEFTGGSLIQVNMERPFNNELRSELLAITEEVTGNTGARITSAGDTGVLITMTREDASTRKELFEAIKEKYDLKDDIALRDEDFSPTISKDIKVGAIKAVVVGIALILVYVSFRFKDYRFGTSAVIALAHDVLVMLSVYAIFRIPLNNSFIAAMLTIVGYSINDTIVIFDRIRENKEKVGLKDHAAANEELVDSSINQTIGRSIATSLTTVVMVILLFALGTDSVKDFAFPLIIGILAGTYSSIFVASPIWYEFTHRKGNKVKQAKQIKKA, translated from the coding sequence ATGATGAAAGTTATCCAGAATAGAAAAAAATATTATGCCATATCTATTATAGTTATCCTTATTGGATTAGTTTTCATGGTAATGAATGCAGTTAGAGGGCAAGGTGCTTTTAATCAAGATATCGAATTTACAGGTGGTTCTCTTATTCAAGTGAACATGGAACGTCCTTTTAATAATGAATTAAGAAGTGAATTACTAGCTATCACAGAAGAAGTAACAGGTAATACAGGTGCACGTATTACTTCCGCAGGAGATACAGGTGTTTTAATCACTATGACACGTGAAGATGCCTCAACTAGAAAAGAGCTTTTCGAGGCCATTAAAGAAAAGTATGATTTAAAAGATGATATTGCTTTAAGAGATGAAGACTTTTCACCAACAATCAGTAAAGATATTAAAGTAGGGGCCATTAAAGCAGTAGTAGTAGGTATTGCACTTATTTTAGTCTATGTTAGTTTTCGTTTTAAAGATTATCGTTTTGGAACAAGTGCAGTTATTGCATTAGCTCATGATGTTCTTGTGATGTTAAGTGTATATGCTATTTTCCGTATTCCACTTAATAACTCTTTTATTGCGGCAATGCTTACTATTGTAGGTTATTCTATTAATGATACGATTGTTATTTTTGACCGTATAAGAGAAAACAAAGAAAAAGTGGGCTTAAAAGACCATGCAGCGGCAAACGAAGAATTGGTGGATAGTAGTATTAATCAAACAATAGGTCGTTCTATTGCAACTTCACTTACAACTGTCGTTATGGTTATTCTCTTATTTGCATTAGGAACAGATTCTGTAAAAGATTTTGCTTTCCCACTCATTATTGGTATTTTAGCGGGAACATACTCTTCTATTTTTGTAGCAAGTCCAATTTGGTACGAGTTTACACATAGAAAGGGTAACAAAGTGAAACAAGCTAAACAAATTAAAAAAGCATAA
- the secD gene encoding protein translocase subunit SecD: MKAKNKKLNSILTLVIMIVIIVGVSGLAYIACTAVGQGQSTKVEQVAGASNEETSEEGAESPTPSTDNETKDEAAQENNTETDETKDQGESIDDTDQATNAEVAGEKGDTSASTKKSGFFESNRIKLGLDLQGGVNIVYEPELEGDMSAEELRSAMEAAQALIQKRLDAKGYTEAEVAIEGTKRLRVDIPGVEDPQKAVDEIGAAGMLRFIDMSGNEIVTGKNVKSARAGQNSQTGEYFVGIEMDSEGTKLFSDFTANNIGSTILIMLDETVLSMPQISAHITDGSGIISGNFTIEEAQDLANGINAGALPFTLEAISATGVGAKLGIDALNSSLLAGAIGFVIILIFMVAMYRMCGVAADIALVLYVGLMVLTLTALNATLTLPGIAGILLSIGMAVDANVIIFARIKEELALGRGVRAAVDAGFSKAFSAILDGNVTTMIAAVVLYFFGTGLIKSFATTLMIGIVISMFTALVITRSLLKAFVGMDLRKPSFYTNIKKLGKEA; encoded by the coding sequence ATGAAAGCCAAGAACAAAAAGCTTAACAGTATCTTGACACTTGTGATTATGATTGTAATCATTGTAGGTGTTAGCGGACTTGCTTACATAGCTTGCACTGCTGTAGGACAAGGTCAATCTACTAAAGTAGAACAAGTTGCTGGAGCTAGTAATGAAGAAACGTCGGAGGAAGGTGCAGAAAGTCCAACACCATCAACTGACAATGAAACAAAAGATGAAGCAGCACAAGAAAATAATACAGAAACAGACGAAACAAAGGATCAAGGAGAAAGTATTGATGACACTGATCAAGCTACTAATGCAGAAGTAGCAGGGGAAAAGGGTGACACTTCAGCGTCAACGAAAAAATCAGGATTCTTTGAAAGTAACAGAATTAAACTAGGATTAGACCTTCAAGGTGGCGTTAATATTGTTTATGAACCAGAACTTGAAGGTGATATGTCAGCTGAAGAATTAAGATCTGCTATGGAAGCAGCACAGGCTCTTATTCAAAAACGTTTGGATGCTAAAGGTTATACGGAAGCAGAAGTTGCTATTGAAGGAACAAAACGTTTAAGAGTAGATATTCCAGGTGTAGAAGATCCACAAAAAGCTGTAGATGAAATTGGAGCAGCAGGTATGCTTCGTTTTATTGACATGTCAGGAAATGAGATTGTAACTGGTAAAAATGTCAAAAGTGCAAGAGCTGGGCAAAATTCACAAACAGGCGAATACTTCGTAGGAATTGAAATGGACAGTGAAGGAACAAAGCTTTTCTCTGACTTTACTGCTAATAATATTGGAAGTACTATTTTGATTATGTTAGATGAAACCGTGCTTTCAATGCCTCAAATTAGTGCCCATATTACAGATGGAAGCGGCATTATTTCTGGTAACTTTACTATTGAAGAAGCTCAGGATTTAGCTAATGGGATTAATGCAGGGGCATTACCATTTACACTTGAAGCTATTAGTGCAACAGGTGTAGGGGCTAAATTAGGTATTGATGCACTTAACTCTAGTTTATTAGCCGGTGCCATTGGTTTTGTTATTATTTTAATCTTTATGGTTGCAATGTATAGGATGTGTGGTGTGGCAGCAGATATTGCGTTAGTCCTTTATGTCGGTTTAATGGTATTAACGTTAACGGCATTGAATGCAACTTTGACACTCCCAGGTATTGCAGGTATTTTATTATCCATTGGTATGGCAGTAGATGCTAACGTTATTATTTTCGCACGTATTAAGGAAGAACTCGCATTAGGCAGAGGTGTAAGAGCTGCAGTAGATGCTGGTTTTAGTAAGGCTTTTAGTGCGATTTTAGATGGAAATGTAACAACAATGATTGCAGCGGTTGTATTATACTTCTTTGGAACAGGCCTTATTAAGAGCTTTGCAACAACTTTAATGATTGGTATTGTTATTTCTATGTTTACAGCCCTTGTTATTACACGTAGTCTTCTTAAAGCTTTTGTAGGTATGGACTTAAGAAAGCCATCCTTTTATACCAATATCAAAAAGCTTGGAAAGGAGGCCTAA
- the scfB gene encoding thioether cross-link-forming SCIFF peptide maturase: MIHKFRFENSNIVMDIHSGSIHLVDEVAYTLVEEAEKLSKEALIEKYKEEFEIEAINEAYEELMSLKEEGMLYTADQYETLVPAFLNREPVVKALCLHVAHDCNLKCKYCFAGEGEYHGHRSLMSIEVGKKAVDFIIENSKHRKNIEIDFFGGEPLMNWEMVKETVAYAREREKETGKNFRFTMTTNGVLLNDEIIDYLNENMHNVVLSLDGRPEVNDHMRPTANGKGSYDVILPKFKKLVEKRGNQKYYLRGTFTHHNLDFSEDVKHMTEQGFKEVSVEPVVAPNEMDYALKEGDIPALCAEYEKLAKYIVKQTRQGDSFNFFHFMVDLEGGPCIHKRLAGCGSGTEYLAVTPEGDLYPCHQFVGMEEFKMGTVDEGVTNLEMRGKFEKCNVYSKDECKSCWAKFFCSGGCAANSYNFHGDIHHVYEIGCALQKKRLECAIGIKAELS, translated from the coding sequence ATGATCCATAAGTTTAGATTTGAAAATTCCAACATTGTAATGGATATTCATAGTGGTAGTATTCATTTAGTAGATGAAGTAGCATATACCTTAGTGGAAGAAGCGGAAAAATTATCAAAAGAAGCTTTAATAGAAAAATATAAGGAAGAATTTGAAATAGAAGCAATCAATGAAGCTTATGAAGAACTTATGAGCTTAAAAGAGGAAGGTATGCTTTATACAGCTGACCAATATGAGACATTAGTCCCAGCCTTTTTAAATAGAGAACCTGTTGTTAAAGCGCTTTGCCTTCATGTGGCTCATGACTGTAACTTGAAATGTAAATATTGCTTTGCAGGTGAAGGAGAATATCACGGTCATAGAAGTCTTATGAGTATTGAAGTTGGTAAAAAAGCAGTTGACTTTATTATTGAGAATTCTAAGCACCGTAAAAATATTGAAATTGACTTCTTTGGTGGTGAACCACTAATGAACTGGGAAATGGTGAAAGAAACAGTTGCTTATGCCAGGGAACGTGAAAAAGAGACAGGTAAAAACTTTAGATTTACAATGACCACTAATGGTGTCCTTTTAAATGATGAGATTATTGATTATTTAAATGAAAATATGCATAATGTGGTATTAAGCTTAGATGGTCGTCCTGAAGTAAATGACCATATGCGTCCAACAGCTAATGGCAAGGGGAGCTATGATGTGATTTTACCAAAATTCAAGAAATTGGTTGAAAAAAGAGGTAATCAAAAATATTACCTTCGTGGGACCTTTACACACCACAACTTAGATTTCTCAGAAGATGTTAAGCATATGACAGAGCAAGGCTTTAAAGAAGTATCAGTAGAACCAGTTGTTGCACCGAATGAAATGGATTATGCACTTAAAGAAGGGGATATCCCAGCTTTATGTGCAGAATACGAAAAATTAGCTAAATATATTGTAAAGCAAACAAGACAAGGAGATAGCTTTAATTTCTTCCACTTTATGGTGGATCTTGAAGGTGGGCCATGTATTCATAAACGTTTAGCTGGTTGTGGTTCAGGTACGGAATATTTAGCTGTAACACCAGAAGGTGACCTTTACCCATGTCATCAATTTGTTGGAATGGAAGAGTTTAAAATGGGTACAGTAGATGAAGGTGTTACTAATCTAGAAATGCGCGGTAAGTTTGAAAAGTGTAATGTGTATAGCAAAGATGAGTGCAAGTCTTGTTGGGCTAAATTCTTCTGTAGTGGTGGTTGTGCAGCAAATTCGTATAATTTCCATGGCGATATTCACCATGTATATGAAATTGGTTGTGCTCTTCAAAAGAAACGTCTAGAATGTGCTATTGGGATTAAGGCTGAATTATCTTAA
- the scfA gene encoding six-cysteine ranthipeptide SCIFF, whose product MKHIKTLNTKNLPNSAKKGGCGECQTSCQSACKTSCTVGNQACEK is encoded by the coding sequence ATGAAACATATCAAAACTTTAAACACAAAAAACTTACCAAACAGTGCTAAAAAAGGTGGTTGTGGTGAATGTCAAACATCTTGCCAATCAGCTTGTAAAACATCTTGTACTGTAGGAAACCAAGCTTGCGAAAAATAA